Proteins from one Parasteatoda tepidariorum isolate YZ-2023 chromosome 4, CAS_Ptep_4.0, whole genome shotgun sequence genomic window:
- the LOC107453867 gene encoding exonuclease 3'-5' domain-containing protein 2, translating into MSRLPLKTSCALLATTAGFLAYKYITSKVTKLSKCIVIENVEDWNRHESEIISVLKHSKVIGLDCEWVNDEGRRNSVSLLQLANNSGYCILIRLCCLPVWLIPEGISNILLNENILKVGVGIYDDANKLFEDYGLEVRGFIDLRFLANDLEELREKNLGLKSLSHELLNIDLNKSKRLRCSDWDAPELTDEQIKYASEDVIVAAQIFFEIKKRKTGWFSISTWNFIKEITSYMNLQFKQKYVNSGDKSSSSRPALPSRSNKSRYSKPRQKPMYDNCQLVAPDGEILCSCDKGKAEWYVMKGLGEVVCQEPFTVRLNFEPSGRPTLDNIFYTKEKSNCCVVCGKADQFHRKLVIPSEYRKFFPNLMKKNLSHDVILLCVNCHKRSNIIDQTMRQKLADLCDAPLGCRKNVKFKSNPELIRVKSAATAIYRANDKLPETRRTQLEQTIKDYFKVSTVDEDTLAEALNVDVNMPNDAYIAHGQKVYEYFCKNGGLMEFERMWRQHFLDTMQPKYLPSMWSIDHNHKRLAMQVINHEREIDFDTSILGINSELIEEIKSETSKQT; encoded by the coding sequence ATGTCAAGATTGCCTCTTAAAACTAGCTGCGCTTTATTGGCTACAACTGCCGGATTTCTGGCATACAAATATATCACTTCGAAAGTCACTAAACTATCAAAATGTATTGTCATTGAAAATGTTGAAGACTGGAACCGTCATGAATCTGagattatttcagttttaaaacattCCAAAGTCATTGGATTAGATTGTGAATGGGTGAACGATGAAGGAAGGAGAAATTCAGTTTCATTGCTACAATTAGCCAACAACTCAGGTTATTGTATACTCATACGATTATGTTGTTTGCCGGTATGGCTTATACCTGAAGGAatcagcaatattttattgaatgaaaacattttgaaagtgGGTGTGGGAATATATGATGACGCAAACAAATTGTTTGAAGACTATGGCCTTGAAGTCAGAGGATTCATTGACTTACGGTTTTTAGCTAATGATTTAGAGGAATTGCGAGAGAAGAATTTGGGGTTAAAAAGCCTAAGCCACGAATTGTTGAATATAGATCTAAATAAAAGCAAACGCTTACGATGTAGTGATTGGGATGCACCTGAATTAACTGATGagcaaattaaatatgcatCTGAAGATGTAATTGTTGCTGCTCaaattttcttcgaaataaaaaagagaaaaacaggatggttttcaatttcaacttggaatttcataaaagaaattacttcATATATGAATTTACAGTTCAAGCAGAAATATGTTAACAGCGGTGATAAATCTAGTTCTTCTCGACCCGCCCTGCCTTCGCGGTCTAATAAAAGTCGCTACAGCAAGCCACGCCAGAAGCCTATGTATGACAATTGCCAACTTGTGGCACCAGATGGTGAGATACTTTGCAGTTGTGATAAAGGTAAAGCTGAATGGTACGTCATGAAAGGTTTGGGTGAGGTGGTATGTCAAGAACCATTTACAGTGCGACTGAACTTTGAACCTTCTGGTAGACCTACATtagacaatatattttatacaaaagagAAATCAAATTGTTGCGTTGTCTGTGGTAAAGCTGATCAGTTTCATCGCAAACTAGTCATACCATCTGAATACCgtaaattttttcctaatttaatgaagaaaaatttatctcatgACGTAATATTATTGTGTGTGAACTGTCATAAAAGAAGCAATATTATAGATCAGACAATGAGGCAAAAATTAGCTGACCTATGTGATGCACCCCTTGGCtgtagaaaaaatgtaaaatttaaaagtaatccaGAATTAATCCGTGTTAAGTCTGCAGCTACTGCTATATATAGAGCAAATGATAAACTCCCAGAAACTCGTAGAACTCAGTTAGAACAGACTATTAAAGACTATTTTAAAGTATCAACTGTAGATGAAGATACGCTAGCAGAAGCTCTGAATGTTGATGTTAATATGCCTAATGATGCTTATATTGCACATGGGCAGAaagtatatgaatatttttgcaaaaatggaGGTCTGATGGAATTTGAAAGGATGTGGAGGCAACATTTTTTAGATACAATGCAACCAAAATATTTACCTTCTATGTGGTCTATAGATCACAATCACAAAAGGCTAGCAATGCAAGTAATCAATCATGAAAGGGAAATTGACTTTGATACTTCAATTTTGGGAATAAACTCTGAGTTAATAGAAGAGATTAAATCTGAAACTAGCAAacagacataa
- the LOC107453875 gene encoding thymosin beta isoform X5, giving the protein MGNDYQKMSSPSKENLPKVPAPLKDELAQFDSSKMKHTETQEKCSLPSKDDVQQEKAHNSILTGVEGFERSRLNSVETQEKVILPNAEVIEQEKGHQKLVHGIENFDTSNLKHAETLEKNILPSKEAIAMEKSAA; this is encoded by the exons AAAATGTCTAGCCCAAGCAAAGAAAATTTGCCTAAAGTTCCTGCTCCTTTGAAAGATGAATTAGCTCAATTTGATTCTTCAAAAATGAAGCATACTGAAACACAAGAAAAATGCTCCTTGCCATCTAAAGACG atGTTCAACAAGAAAAAGCACATAACAGTATTCTGACTGGTGTTGAAGGGTTTGAACGTTCCAGGCTAAACTCTGTAGAAActcaagaaaaagttattttgccaAATGCTGAAg TAATTGAGCAAGAAAAGGGCCACCAAAAATTAGTGCATGGAATTGAAAACTTTGATACTTCAAACTTGAAGCATGCAGagacattagaaaaaaatatcttgccTTCAAAAGAAG CCATTGCAATGGAGAAGAGTGCTGCTTAG
- the LOC107453875 gene encoding thymosin beta isoform X1 encodes MGNDYQKMSSPSKENLPKVPAPLKDELAQFDSSKMKHTETQEKCSLPSKDDVQQEKAHNSILTGVEGFERSRLNSVETQEKVILPNAEDVVQEKIHQNMVTSLESFDKAALHHAETKEKAVLPSSEIIEQEKGHQKLVHGIENFDTSNLKHAETLEKNILPSKEAIAMEKSAA; translated from the exons AAAATGTCTAGCCCAAGCAAAGAAAATTTGCCTAAAGTTCCTGCTCCTTTGAAAGATGAATTAGCTCAATTTGATTCTTCAAAAATGAAGCATACTGAAACACAAGAAAAATGCTCCTTGCCATCTAAAGACG atGTTCAACAAGAAAAAGCACATAACAGTATTCTGACTGGTGTTGAAGGGTTTGAACGTTCCAGGCTAAACTCTGTAGAAActcaagaaaaagttattttgccaAATGCTGAAg atGTTGTGCAAGAAAAAATacaccagaatatggtaactaGCTTGGAATCTTTTGATAAAGCTGCTTTGCATCATGCTGAAACAAAGGAAAAGGCAGTTTTGCCTAGTTCTGAAA TAATTGAGCAAGAAAAGGGCCACCAAAAATTAGTGCATGGAATTGAAAACTTTGATACTTCAAACTTGAAGCATGCAGagacattagaaaaaaatatcttgccTTCAAAAGAAG CCATTGCAATGGAGAAGAGTGCTGCTTAG
- the LOC107453875 gene encoding thymosin beta isoform X3 produces the protein MSSPSKENLPKVPAPLKDELAQFDSSKMKHTETQEKCSLPSKDDVQQEKAHNSILTGVEGFERSRLNSVETQEKVILPNAEDVVQEKIHQNMVTSLESFDKAALHHAETKEKAVLPSSEIIEQEKGHQKLVHGIENFDTSNLKHAETLEKNILPSKEAIAMEKSAA, from the exons ATGTCTAGCCCAAGCAAAGAAAATTTGCCTAAAGTTCCTGCTCCTTTGAAAGATGAATTAGCTCAATTTGATTCTTCAAAAATGAAGCATACTGAAACACAAGAAAAATGCTCCTTGCCATCTAAAGACG atGTTCAACAAGAAAAAGCACATAACAGTATTCTGACTGGTGTTGAAGGGTTTGAACGTTCCAGGCTAAACTCTGTAGAAActcaagaaaaagttattttgccaAATGCTGAAg atGTTGTGCAAGAAAAAATacaccagaatatggtaactaGCTTGGAATCTTTTGATAAAGCTGCTTTGCATCATGCTGAAACAAAGGAAAAGGCAGTTTTGCCTAGTTCTGAAA TAATTGAGCAAGAAAAGGGCCACCAAAAATTAGTGCATGGAATTGAAAACTTTGATACTTCAAACTTGAAGCATGCAGagacattagaaaaaaatatcttgccTTCAAAAGAAG CCATTGCAATGGAGAAGAGTGCTGCTTAG
- the LOC107453875 gene encoding thymosin beta isoform X4, whose product MSSPSKENLPKVPAPLKDELAQFDSSKMKHTETQEKCSLPSKDDVQQEKAHNSILTGVEGFERSRLNSVETQEKVILPNAEDLAQEKVQQSFLNGVRSFKRNSLKHTDTEEKFFLPTNDVIEQEKGHQKLVHGIENFDTSNLKHAETLEKNILPSKEAIAMEKSAA is encoded by the exons ATGTCTAGCCCAAGCAAAGAAAATTTGCCTAAAGTTCCTGCTCCTTTGAAAGATGAATTAGCTCAATTTGATTCTTCAAAAATGAAGCATACTGAAACACAAGAAAAATGCTCCTTGCCATCTAAAGACG atGTTCAACAAGAAAAAGCACATAACAGTATTCTGACTGGTGTTGAAGGGTTTGAACGTTCCAGGCTAAACTCTGTAGAAActcaagaaaaagttattttgccaAATGCTGAAg ACTTAGCTCAAGAAAAAGTGCAACAAAGCTTCTTGAATGGTGtaagaagttttaaaagaaattctttaaagcACACTGACacagaagaaaaattcttcCTTCCTACAAATGATG TAATTGAGCAAGAAAAGGGCCACCAAAAATTAGTGCATGGAATTGAAAACTTTGATACTTCAAACTTGAAGCATGCAGagacattagaaaaaaatatcttgccTTCAAAAGAAG CCATTGCAATGGAGAAGAGTGCTGCTTAG
- the LOC107453875 gene encoding thymosin beta isoform X2, translating to MGNDYQKMSSPSKENLPKVPAPLKDELAQFDSSKMKHTETQEKCSLPSKDDVQQEKAHNSILTGVEGFERSRLNSVETQEKVILPNAEDLAQEKVQQSFLNGVRSFKRNSLKHTDTEEKFFLPTNDVIEQEKGHQKLVHGIENFDTSNLKHAETLEKNILPSKEAIAMEKSAA from the exons AAAATGTCTAGCCCAAGCAAAGAAAATTTGCCTAAAGTTCCTGCTCCTTTGAAAGATGAATTAGCTCAATTTGATTCTTCAAAAATGAAGCATACTGAAACACAAGAAAAATGCTCCTTGCCATCTAAAGACG atGTTCAACAAGAAAAAGCACATAACAGTATTCTGACTGGTGTTGAAGGGTTTGAACGTTCCAGGCTAAACTCTGTAGAAActcaagaaaaagttattttgccaAATGCTGAAg ACTTAGCTCAAGAAAAAGTGCAACAAAGCTTCTTGAATGGTGtaagaagttttaaaagaaattctttaaagcACACTGACacagaagaaaaattcttcCTTCCTACAAATGATG TAATTGAGCAAGAAAAGGGCCACCAAAAATTAGTGCATGGAATTGAAAACTTTGATACTTCAAACTTGAAGCATGCAGagacattagaaaaaaatatcttgccTTCAAAAGAAG CCATTGCAATGGAGAAGAGTGCTGCTTAG